The genomic DNA GCCTATTTTCCGTTTTAAATTACCTCAACAAGGCTTTAAAAGTATCGCCTTGGGAGATGTCGCCAGTTTCGTAGCCTTTAATGAACCACGCTTTGCGTTGCTCCGAACTGCCGTGGGTAAAGGCTTCTTGGTTGACATAGCCTTGACCTCGCTTTTGGATGTTATCATCACCCACCGCTTCGGCGGCACTGATGGCACTTTCTATATCGCCAGGCTCTAAAATATGGGCTCTGTTGTCAGTTTTTCTCGCCCAAAGCCCTGCAAAGAAATCCGCTTGAAGCTCCGTAGCCACAGACACACGATTGAGCTGAGCCTCCGAATAACGCCCACTTCTTCGTAAATCATTCACTTGTTGCGTGGTGCCCAATAAGGTTTGGATATGATGCCCTTGCTCGTGCGCAAAGACATACGCTACGGAAAACTCCGTAACCTTAGCTCCGAAACGCTTTTCTAACTCGTTGAAGAAGCTCATATCCATATAAATGGTCTCATCAGCTGGGCAATAGAATGGCCCCATTTCTGCCTGTGCCACACCGCAACCCGACTGGGTAACATTCTCAAACAACACCACACGAGGCGCCCGATACTTCA from Riemerella columbina includes the following:
- the ypfJ gene encoding KPN_02809 family neutral zinc metallopeptidase, whose translation is MKWTNNRSEIDDRRGSGVGGGLIGGGIGTLIIAAIVFFLGGDPSAVIGSGMNAPTATEQRDLSPQELKVREFVEMLHAENDLTWEKVFQENGMKYRAPRVVLFENVTQSGCGVAQAEMGPFYCPADETIYMDMSFFNELEKRFGAKVTEFSVAYVFAHEQGHHIQTLLGTTQQVNDLRRSGRYSEAQLNRVSVATELQADFFAGLWARKTDNRAHILEPGDIESAISAAEAVGDDNIQKRGQGYVNQEAFTHGSSEQRKAWFIKGYETGDISQGDTFKALLR